The Bosea sp. AS-1 region GTTGACGCGCGGCACGTAGATCTGGCCCGAGGTCTGCTCGGAGGTGTGGCGGATGTCCATGCGCGGCAGCAGGCCGAGCTGGATCGCCTGCCGGGTCAGCGAGAAGGCGCCGGTGATGACGGACTGGCTGGCGATGATGGTCGCTACGGTGGAGAGGATGACGAAGGGCAGCAGGAAGCCCTGCGGCGCCAGCCGGTAGAACGGATTGTCGATCGCGGTCGGATCGGACAGGATCAGCGCCCCCTGGCCGAGATAGTTGAGCCAGAGCGCCGGAAAGACGACATAGAGCCAGGCGCCGCGGATCGGCCCGCGACCGAAATGGCCCATATCGGCATAGAGCGCCTCCGCCCCGGTCACGGCCAGACACACCGAGCCGAGCACGGCGAGGGATACGCCCGCATGGTCGCGGAAGAACATCAGGGCGTAGTAGGGGTTGATCGAACGGAAGATCGAGAGATCGTCAGCGATGTGGTAGACGCCAAGTCCGGCCAGCGTCACGAACCAGATCAGCATGATCGGCCCGAAGAACGTCGCCACCCTGTGGGTGCCGTGGCTCTGCATGACGAAAAGGCCGATCAGGATCACCGAGGCGATCCAGAGGATGTAGTCGTCGAGCACGGGCGTGATCAGCTTCACGCCCTCGATCGCCGAGAGCACCGAGATCGCGGGCGTGATGACGGTGTCACCGTAGAACAGTCCCGCGCCGATCATGCCGAGCAGCAATGCGACCCGGCTGCGGTTGCGGCCGAGCGCACGCTGCGCCAGCGCGACGAGCGTCAGGATGCCGCCCTCGCCGTTATTGTCGGCCCGCATCAACAGAACGACATATTTCAGCGTCACGACGACGACGAGCGACCAGAGAATCAGCGACAGGACGCCGATGACCACCGTCGGCGGAACGGTCGCGTTCTCGACGCCGCCGGTCGCGGCGAGGATGGTTTCGCGCAGCGCGTAGAGCGGGCTCGTGCCGATGTCGCCGTAGACGACGCCGAGCGCGCCCAGCGCGAGCGCCGCGAAGCCGTGCTTGCCGTGACCGTGGCCCCCGGCGGAGCCGTGGCCATCGTCCAGACCGAAACGCGAATCTTCCGGCCGAACGGTCGAAAGACCCGTTTGTTCATGCCCCATTGGGGATCTCCGCGCGTGCTGCAGTGCAGCGGAAGGCCGGGGCCTCTAGCATAATGCGGTCGGCAGGCAAAGGGCGCGATCAGCCCGTTGCGCCGAGGCTGGCCCCGAAGCGTCGTGCGACATAATCCCCGACCATCGCCTTGAACTCCTCCGCGATTCCGGCGCCCCTGAGGGTCGCGACCTTCTTGCCGTCGACGAAGACGGGTGCTGTCGGCGCCTCGCCGGTGCCCGGCAGCGAGATGCCGATATCGGCATGCTTCGACTCGCCCGGTCCGTTGACGATACAGCCCATCACCGCGACGTTGAGGTTCTCGACACCGGGATACTGGGTCTTCCATTCCGGCATCGAGCTGGAAATCCAACTCTGGATGTCGCGGGCGAGTTCCTGGAACACGGTCGAGGTGGTGCGGCCGCAGCCGGGGCAGGCGGCGACCAGCGGCACGAAAGCCCGGAAGCCCATGGTCTGGAGTAGCTCCTGCGCCGTCTTGACCTCGAGCGTACGGTCGCCGCCGGGCTCGGGCGTCAGCGAATAGCGGATCGTGTCGCCGATGCCTTCCTGCAGCAGGATGCCGAGCGCGGCGGAGGAGGCGACGATGCCCTTCGAGCCCATGCCGGCTTCGGTGAGGCCGAGATGGATGGCGTAGTTCGCCCGGCTCGCCAGCATGCGGTAGACCGTGATCAGGTCCTGCACGCCCGAGACCTTGGCCGAAAGGATGATGAATTCGCGGCCGAGGCCGAGTTCCTCGGCACGCTCGGCCGAGAGCAGGGCCGACTGGACCATGGCTTCGCGCATGATGGCGCGGGCATCGAGCGGGCGGGGGGCGCGGGCGTTCTCGTCCATCAGCGCCGTCAGCAGCTCCTGGTCGAGTGAGCCCCAGTTGGCGCCGATGCGCACCGGCTTGCCATGCTTGATCGCCATCTCGACGATCTGGGCGAACTGCTTGTCCTTCTTGTCCTTGAAGCCGACATTGCCGGGGTTGATCCGGTATTTCGCCAGCGCCTCGGCACAGGCCGGATGGTCGGCGAGCAGCTTGTGGCCGATATAGTGGAAGTCCCCGACCAGCGGCACGTCGACGCCGATGCGGTCGAGCCGCTCACGGATCTTCGGCACGGCTGCCGCCGCCTCGTCGCGGTCGACGGTGATGCGAACGAGTTCCGAGCCCTGGCGCGCCAGCGCCGCGACCTGAGCCACTGTGGCGGCGATATCGGCGGTATCGGTGTTGGTCATCGACTGGACGACGATGGGCGCGCCGCCGCCGACCGTGACGTGGCCGACCTTGACGGGCACGGTGAGCTGGCGC contains the following coding sequences:
- a CDS encoding potassium transporter Kup: MGHEQTGLSTVRPEDSRFGLDDGHGSAGGHGHGKHGFAALALGALGVVYGDIGTSPLYALRETILAATGGVENATVPPTVVIGVLSLILWSLVVVVTLKYVVLLMRADNNGEGGILTLVALAQRALGRNRSRVALLLGMIGAGLFYGDTVITPAISVLSAIEGVKLITPVLDDYILWIASVILIGLFVMQSHGTHRVATFFGPIMLIWFVTLAGLGVYHIADDLSIFRSINPYYALMFFRDHAGVSLAVLGSVCLAVTGAEALYADMGHFGRGPIRGAWLYVVFPALWLNYLGQGALILSDPTAIDNPFYRLAPQGFLLPFVILSTVATIIASQSVITGAFSLTRQAIQLGLLPRMDIRHTSEQTSGQIYVPRVNLMLLVVVLILVWSFRTSSSLSHAYGISVFGTMVVSSLLASIVIRRHWGWSLPATAAIILPFLLVDVSFFSANMLKLFHGGYVPVLLAMALVLVMWTWMRGTKILFDKTRKTDVPLLELVAMLSKSPPARVKGMAVFLTSDPETAPASLLHNLKHNKVLHERNVVLTVRSADTPRVAEEERVRLARITDDFWRVDLVYGYMESPNVPKGLAMLRKQGFKFDIMSTSFFLSRRSIKPSPQSGMPVWQDNLFISLTKSATDATDFFQIPTGRVVEVGTQVTV
- the ispG gene encoding flavodoxin-dependent (E)-4-hydroxy-3-methylbut-2-enyl-diphosphate synthase, whose product is MNERAFSSLSPEHAGPLARQLTVPVKVGHVTVGGGAPIVVQSMTNTDTADIAATVAQVAALARQGSELVRITVDRDEAAAAVPKIRERLDRIGVDVPLVGDFHYIGHKLLADHPACAEALAKYRINPGNVGFKDKKDKQFAQIVEMAIKHGKPVRIGANWGSLDQELLTALMDENARAPRPLDARAIMREAMVQSALLSAERAEELGLGREFIILSAKVSGVQDLITVYRMLASRANYAIHLGLTEAGMGSKGIVASSAALGILLQEGIGDTIRYSLTPEPGGDRTLEVKTAQELLQTMGFRAFVPLVAACPGCGRTTSTVFQELARDIQSWISSSMPEWKTQYPGVENLNVAVMGCIVNGPGESKHADIGISLPGTGEAPTAPVFVDGKKVATLRGAGIAEEFKAMVGDYVARRFGASLGATG